One window of the Nothobranchius furzeri strain GRZ-AD chromosome 3, NfurGRZ-RIMD1, whole genome shotgun sequence genome contains the following:
- the LOC107384687 gene encoding kinesin heavy chain: MVDAAECGVKVMCRFRPLNEAEVNRGDQYIPKFKEDDTVVITGKPYVFDQVLPPNTSQEQVYDQCAKQIVKDVLGGYNGTIFAYGQTSSGKTHTMEGKLHDPQLMGIIPRIAQDIFDHIYSMDENLEFHIKVSYFEIYLDKIRDLLDVSKTNLAVHEDKNRVPYVKGCTERFVSSPEEVMDVIDEGKSNRHVAVTNMNEHSSRSHSIFLINIKQENVETEKKLSGKLYLVDLAGSEKVSKTGAEGAVLHEAKNINKSLSALGNVISALAEGTKTHVPYRDSKMTRILQDSLGGNCRTTIIICCSPSVYNEAETKSTLMFGQRAKTIKNTVSVNLELTAEEWKKKYEKQKEKNKNLKSIIQKLEAELNRWRNGESVPREEQLSSKGQNGIEQNDNTPIIDNLLPAGGGVPVINEERSKYEEDVSNLYRQLDDKDDEINQQSQLAEKLKEQMMDQEELLASTRRDFEKIQEELCRLQMENDLAKEEVKEVLQALEELAVNYDQKSQEVEVREQTNQQLGEELQQKTALLSVVQRELSQLQELNSLQRKRAAEVLNLLLRDLNDIGAIIGAGDIKTGSTSETKGNGSAVEEEFTVARLYISKMKSEVKSLVNRSKQLESTQADAHRKIQANERELASCQLLVSQHQAKIKSLTDYMQNMEQKKRQLEESQDALSEELTRLQAQEKRHEVSEEEDTNRLDGDEKLQKTLEEQLESHREAHQKQLGRLRDDIEDKQRMLDELTDLNQGLLLEQERLVSDYEKLKSEEREKDAKLQNLILLNEHRDQAREDLKGLEETVAKELQTLHNLRKLFVQDLTARVKKSAELDCEEGLGNAAQKQKISFLENNLEQLTKVHKQLVRDNADLRCELPKLEKRLRATAERVKALENALKEAKENAMRDRKRYQQEVDRIKEAVRAKNMARRGFSAQIAKPIRPGHHPLSSPILSSVRPAGVYAHNN, translated from the exons ATGGTGGATGCGGCAGAGtgcggagtgaaggtgatgtgccGCTTCAGGCCTCTGAACGAGGCCGAAGTCAACAGAGGAGACCAATACATCCCTAAATTTAAAGAGGACGACACGGTGGTGATCACG GGGAAACCATATGTGTTCGACCAAGTTCTGCCTCCAAACACGTCACAGGAACAAGTTTACGATCAGTGTGCCAAACAGATCGTCAAAG ATGTGTTGGGCGGCTACAACGGGACCATCTTTGCCTACGGACAGACGTCATCTGGGAAGACGCACACCATGGAG GGGAAACTTCACGACCCGCAACTGATGGGAATCATCCCTCGGATTGCGCAAGACATCTTCGATCACATCTACTCCATGGACGAGAACCTGGAGTTCCACATCAAG GTCTCTTATTTTGAAATCTACTTGGATAAGATCAGAGACCTGTTGGATG TGTCAAAGACAAACCTCGCTGTGCACGAAGACAAAAACAGGGTTCCATATGTAAAG GGTTGTACTGAACGTTTTGTGTCCAGTCCTGAGGAGGTGATGGACGTCATTGATGAAGGCAAATCCAATCGGCACGTGGCGGTCACCA ACATGAATGAACACAGCTCCCGCAGCCACAGCATCTTCCTCATCAACATCAAGCAGGAAAATGTGGAAACGGAGAAGAAGCTGTCGGGGAAGCTGTACCTGGTGGACCTGGCTGGCAGCGAGAAG GTCAGTAAGACCGGAGCTGAGGGAGCGGTGTTGCACGAGGCAAAGAACATCAACAAGTCTCTGTCAGCGCTGGGAAACGTCATCTCAGCTCTGGCTGAAGGAACC AAAACCCACGTCCCGTACAGAGACAGTAAGATGACTCGGATCCTGCAGGACTCCCTGGGAGGAAACTGccgcaccaccatcatcatctgcTGCTCGCCGTCCGTCTACAACGAGGCCGAGACCAAGTCCACGCTGATGTTCGGACAGAG agcgAAGACCATTAAGAACACAGTGTCTGTAAACCTGGAGCTGACAGCCGAAGAGTGGAAGAAGAAATATGagaagcagaaggagaaaaacaagAATCTGAAATCCATCATCCAGAAGCTGGAGGCTGAACTGAACCGCTGGAGGAACG GGGAAAGCGTTCCTCGGGAGGAGCAGCTGAGCTCTAAAGGTCAGAACGGCATCGAGCAGAATGACAACACTCCTATCATCGATAACCTGCTGCCAGCTGGAGGAGGCGTCCCAGTGATAAATGAGGAGAGGAGCAAATATGAGGAGGACGTCAGCAACCTGTACAGACAGCTGGATGACAAG GACGATGAAATCAACCAGCAGAGTCAGCTGGCAGAGAAACTAAAGGAGCAGATGATGGATCAGGAGGAG CTGCTGGCGTCCACGCGGCGCGACTTCGAGAAGATCCAGGAGGAGCTGTGCCGGCTGCAGATGGAGAACGATCTGGCGAAGGAGGAGGTGAAGGAGGTGCTGCAGGCGCTGGAGGAGCTGGCTGTTAACTATGACCAGAAGAGCCAGGAGGTGGAGGTGCGTGAGCAGACCAACCAGCAACTGGGCGAGGAGCTGCAGCAGAAAACA GCACTTCTGTCGGTGGTGCAGCGAGAGCTGAGTCAGCTGCAGGAATTGAACAGTCTGCAGAGGAAGCGGGCTGCCGAGGTCCTCAACCTGCTGCTGAGGGACCTCAATGACATCGGTGCCATCATCGGCGCGGGTGACATCAAGACGGGTTCG ACCTCAGAGACGAAGGGGAACGGGTCGGCGGTGGAGGAGGAGTTCACTGTCGCTCGCCTCTACATCAGCAAGATGAAGTCAGAGGTCAAATCTCTGGTGAATCGCAGCAAGCAGCTGGAGAGCACTCAGGCCGACGCCCACCGTAAGATACAGGCCAATGAGAGGGAGCTAGCATCCTGTCAGCTGCTCGTCTCCCAG CACCAGGCCAAGATCAAGTCGCTGACCGACTACATGCAGAACATGGAGCAgaagaagaggcagctggaggagAGCCAAGACGCGCTGAGTGAAGAGCTCACCAGGCTCCAGGCTCAGG AAAAAAGGCACGAGGTGTCAGAGGAGGAGGACACCAACAGGCTGGATGGAGACGAGAAG CTCCAGAAGACTCTGGAGGAGCAGCTGGAGAGCCACAGGGAGGCACATCAGAAGCAGCTCGGCCGCCTTCGGGACGACATAGAAGATAAGCAGAGGATGCTGGATGAACTCACAGA TCTCAACCAGGGTCTGCTGCTCGAGCAGGAGAGACTCGTGTCCGACTACGAAAAACTCAAGTCCGAGGAGCGGGAGAAGGATGCAAAGCTCCAGAATCTCAT TTTGCTGAATGAACACAGAGACCAGGCCAGAGAAGACCTGAAGGGTCTGGAGGAGACGGTG GCGAAGGAGCTGCAGACGTTACACAACCTGCGCAAACTCTTTGTGCAGGACCTCACCGCTCGGGTCAAGAAG AGCGCAGAGCTGGACTGTGAGGAGGGGCTCGGCAACGCGGCTCAGAAACAGAAGATCTCCTTCCTGGAGAACAACCTGGAGCAGCTCACCAAGGTCCACAAGCAG CTGGTCCGAGACAACGCAGACCTTCGCTGTGAGCTTCCGAAACTGGAGAAACGTCTACGAGCCACGGCCGAGCGGGTCAAAGCTCTGGAGAACGCTCTGAAAGAGGCCAAGGAGAACGCCATGAGGGACCGCAAGCGCTACCAGCAGGAGGTGGACCGCATCAAAGAGGCCGTCCGAGCCAAGAACATGGCCAGGAGAGGATTCTCAGCACAGATTG CAAAACCGATTAGACCGGGTCACCATCCGCTATCGTCACCCATCCTCAGCTCCGTCAGACCCGCTGGAGTCTATGCTCACAACAACTGA